Proteins encoded by one window of Winogradskyella sp. PG-2:
- a CDS encoding PAS domain-containing hybrid sensor histidine kinase/response regulator — protein sequence MLRQIRNAGFNEADILKFKKFFSVVNDAYKSFDDDVKHIEIILEQSSNELYKVNQTLKSQVDNVENELNTIVNTIDDVIFKTDMQGNFKYLNKAWEDLFGVKVEEAINRNYRDLLFGINKKEKVRISKFLSEEHDGYETLFEFYKPSGKKIWVQLRLALTYNSNNKADGTIGTMSDVTQLKETEIELNNANKIKDEFVSTMSHEIRTPLNAVMGMSDILLMETFLPEQLENLQVLKYSSEHLLTLINDLLDLNKYKSKQIRLVEEDFNLSELIQNIQLHFKQAALKKGLSFDTVLDSEMPNILKGDSLKLSQVLKNLLSNAFKFTHEGGVSFRTEVIDKKVENTTIRFLVEDSGIGVSYNKQKDIFKSFVQASVDTSKLYGGSGLGLYISKELLKIQGSDLQLDSVEEEGSLFWFDITFKHSNTVSLKRENNKLNITPINLNVLVAEDNNLNAMLLKKLFKKWGINYIIAKNGQELLDVYKDRDFDIILMDLQMPVLDGYDTTRIIRKMSDSGKALIPIVALTAFSESEVGDKIRRYRMNGYLSKPFKINELHDLLNFYCKKKQQVV from the coding sequence TTGCTTAGACAAATACGCAATGCTGGCTTTAATGAAGCCGATATACTAAAATTTAAGAAATTTTTTAGTGTGGTTAATGATGCATATAAAAGCTTTGATGATGATGTTAAGCATATAGAAATTATTTTAGAACAAAGTTCTAACGAGTTATATAAGGTAAATCAGACTTTAAAATCTCAGGTAGATAATGTTGAGAATGAATTAAATACAATTGTTAACACTATTGATGATGTTATCTTTAAAACTGATATGCAAGGTAATTTTAAATACCTGAATAAAGCATGGGAAGATTTATTTGGAGTAAAAGTTGAAGAAGCTATTAATAGAAATTATAGAGATCTTTTATTTGGTATTAATAAAAAGGAAAAAGTAAGGATTAGTAAGTTTTTGAGCGAAGAACATGATGGTTATGAAACATTATTCGAATTTTATAAGCCTTCTGGAAAAAAGATATGGGTGCAGTTACGTTTAGCTTTAACTTATAATAGTAATAATAAAGCGGATGGTACAATTGGAACTATGTCTGATGTGACTCAGCTTAAAGAAACAGAAATAGAATTAAATAATGCTAACAAAATAAAAGATGAGTTTGTTTCAACAATGTCTCACGAAATAAGAACTCCTCTCAACGCGGTAATGGGTATGTCTGATATTTTATTAATGGAGACATTTTTACCAGAACAGTTAGAGAACTTACAGGTATTAAAATATTCAAGTGAACATTTATTAACTTTAATAAATGATCTTTTAGATCTAAATAAATATAAATCTAAGCAAATTAGATTAGTAGAGGAAGATTTTAACCTCTCAGAATTAATACAAAATATTCAATTACATTTTAAACAGGCAGCTTTAAAAAAAGGACTTAGTTTTGATACTGTTTTAGATAGTGAAATGCCAAATATACTTAAAGGGGATAGTTTAAAATTATCTCAAGTGCTAAAGAACTTACTCAGTAATGCATTTAAATTTACGCATGAGGGAGGAGTAAGTTTTAGAACAGAAGTAATTGATAAAAAAGTTGAGAATACAACAATAAGGTTTCTTGTTGAAGATTCTGGGATTGGAGTTTCATATAATAAACAGAAAGATATATTTAAAAGTTTTGTTCAGGCTAGCGTAGATACGTCAAAATTATATGGTGGTTCGGGATTAGGGTTATATATAAGTAAAGAACTTTTAAAAATTCAAGGTAGCGATTTACAATTAGATAGTGTTGAAGAAGAAGGTTCTTTATTTTGGTTTGATATTACTTTCAAACATTCTAATACAGTTTCATTAAAAAGAGAAAATAATAAATTAAACATAACTCCTATTAATTTGAATGTACTCGTTGCAGAGGACAATAATCTTAATGCCATGTTACTAAAAAAGTTATTCAAAAAGTGGGGTATTAATTATATTATCGCCAAAAATGGACAAGAATTATTAGATGTATACAAGGATAGAGATTTTGATATAATTCTAATGGATCTACAAATGCCTGTTTTAGACGGTTATGATACTACAAGGATAATACGTAAAATGTCAGATAGTGGAAAAGCCTTAATTCCTATTGTCGCACTTACAGCATTTTCCGAATCAGAAGTTGGTGACAAAATAAGGCGTTACAGAATGAATGGTTATTTAAGCAAACCTTTTAAGATTAATGAACTTCACGATTTGCTTAATTTTTATTGCAAGAAGAAACAACAAGTTGTTTAA
- a CDS encoding DUF2851 family protein, translating to MQEDFLHYIWKYKAFSLKSLKTTRGEDVIIKSLGEHNLNAGPDFFNGQLIIDNQLWAGNLEIHIKSSDWYLHNHENDKAYDNVILHIVWEHDTEIFRKDNSEIPTLELKHYVDKSLLNNYQKLIQSKSWINCETDFPVVVDFLLNNWLERMYIDRLENKSERIKTLLDASNNDWEAVLFKILLKNFGLKVNGESFLSLASSFDFYLIRKLQNDVLDIEALLFGQANLLDGDIQDVYFLDLKKRYQFLQQKFRLNNQGVLRVHFFRLRPPNFPSIRFSQFANLYALEQNLFSKVISLKTKEDYYKLFTKSVTNFWETHYTFSKISRKTNKALTKSFIDLLIINTIIPIKFSYAKSQGKSIDDDLFKLIKQIKMEKNSIVSKFQDLKKMEKNALNSQALLQLKQHFCDKNKCLQCAIGNSLITKN from the coding sequence ATGCAAGAAGATTTTCTTCATTACATCTGGAAATACAAAGCATTTTCTCTAAAATCTCTAAAAACTACTAGAGGAGAAGATGTTATTATTAAAAGTTTAGGGGAACATAACTTAAACGCAGGACCAGACTTTTTTAATGGACAATTAATTATTGATAATCAACTTTGGGCAGGTAATTTAGAGATTCATATAAAGTCATCTGACTGGTATTTACATAATCATGAGAATGATAAAGCATATGACAATGTTATCTTGCATATAGTTTGGGAGCACGATACTGAAATCTTTAGAAAAGATAATTCTGAAATTCCAACTTTAGAATTAAAACATTACGTTGACAAAAGCCTACTAAATAATTATCAAAAACTCATACAGTCTAAATCTTGGATTAATTGTGAAACTGATTTTCCTGTGGTAGTTGATTTTCTACTGAATAATTGGTTAGAACGCATGTATATAGATCGTTTAGAGAATAAATCAGAGCGTATTAAAACGTTATTAGATGCTTCAAATAATGATTGGGAAGCAGTTCTTTTCAAAATACTATTGAAGAATTTTGGGTTAAAAGTTAATGGTGAATCATTTTTAAGTTTGGCAAGTTCATTCGATTTTTATTTGATTAGAAAACTTCAAAATGATGTTTTAGATATTGAAGCTTTACTGTTCGGACAGGCTAATTTATTAGATGGCGATATTCAGGATGTTTATTTTTTAGATTTAAAGAAACGTTACCAATTTCTACAACAGAAATTCAGACTGAATAATCAAGGAGTACTTCGAGTTCACTTTTTTAGATTAAGACCTCCGAATTTCCCAAGCATTCGTTTTTCTCAGTTTGCTAATCTTTATGCTTTGGAGCAAAATTTGTTTTCTAAAGTTATTAGTTTAAAAACCAAAGAGGATTATTATAAATTATTTACAAAAAGCGTTACTAATTTCTGGGAGACGCATTACACATTTTCAAAAATATCAAGGAAGACTAATAAAGCTTTAACCAAGTCTTTTATCGATTTACTTATTATAAATACAATTATCCCTATAAAATTCAGCTATGCTAAATCACAAGGAAAATCTATTGATGATGATTTGTTTAAACTTATTAAGCAAATAAAAATGGAAAAAAATAGTATTGTGTCTAAATTTCAAGACTTAAAAAAGATGGAAAAGAATGCCTTAAACTCTCAAGCATTATTGCAATTAAAGCAACATTTTTGTGATAAAAATAAATGCCTGCAATGTGCTATAGGTAATAGTCTAATCACTAAAAATTGA
- a CDS encoding PspC domain-containing protein encodes MKGFYVLLHYFQKRGYYVCQRIADRLGIRAKIVRTSFMYLTFVTVGFGFALYLFLAFWIRIKDIIYTKRSSVFDL; translated from the coding sequence ATGAAAGGGTTCTATGTGTTGTTACATTATTTTCAGAAACGTGGCTACTATGTTTGCCAACGTATAGCAGACCGTTTGGGTATTAGAGCAAAGATTGTAAGAACCTCGTTTATGTATTTAACATTTGTAACTGTTGGATTTGGATTCGCTTTATACTTATTCTTGGCATTTTGGATTCGGATTAAGGATATAATTTACACAAAGCGCTCTTCGGTTTTTGATTTATAA
- a CDS encoding potassium channel family protein has translation MNNPLIRLFRSKIYTAFVMLVILIFFGIIGYRFISGLSWIDAIYMTVITITTVGFGEVQPLGVPAKIFTIFLILTSVVIVGYAISIITEYILSRNNFEDIKQRKMQKKIDAMSNHIVICGFGRNGKQAAKKLQAYNKPYVIIERSKEIIEKLQEDHIPYVFGNANEDETLLEAGIEKAGTLICALPSDADNLFVVLSARQINNRMTIISRASQETSYNKLKLAGANNVILPDRIGGDHMASLVVIPDLVEFIDNLGIVGERNINVEEVKVEQLYNAKNTKTIRDLDLRKNTGCTVIGFKDDKGEYIVNPEANTQLVPGSKIIVLGRPEQIERLNSKYNIEQEA, from the coding sequence ATGAATAACCCTTTAATCAGACTTTTTAGATCCAAGATTTACACGGCATTCGTAATGCTTGTAATTTTAATATTCTTTGGTATTATTGGTTACAGATTTATTTCTGGTTTAAGTTGGATTGATGCTATATACATGACAGTTATAACAATAACGACTGTTGGTTTTGGTGAAGTACAGCCACTTGGCGTACCAGCAAAAATATTTACCATATTTTTAATTTTAACAAGTGTCGTTATTGTTGGTTACGCAATTTCAATAATAACCGAATATATTCTAAGCAGAAATAATTTTGAAGACATAAAACAACGTAAGATGCAAAAGAAAATAGACGCAATGTCAAATCACATCGTTATATGTGGTTTTGGTCGTAATGGAAAGCAAGCGGCAAAAAAATTACAAGCTTATAACAAGCCTTATGTGATTATAGAACGTAGCAAAGAAATTATTGAAAAATTACAAGAGGATCATATTCCTTATGTATTTGGTAATGCAAACGAAGATGAAACATTATTAGAAGCTGGTATAGAAAAAGCTGGTACATTAATTTGTGCTTTACCTAGTGACGCGGATAACTTATTTGTAGTTTTATCTGCAAGACAAATTAATAATAGGATGACTATTATAAGTAGAGCATCACAAGAAACGTCTTATAATAAATTAAAATTAGCAGGTGCTAATAATGTAATTCTTCCAGATCGTATAGGAGGTGATCATATGGCCTCTTTAGTTGTTATACCAGATTTAGTAGAGTTTATTGATAATTTGGGTATTGTAGGAGAGCGAAACATTAATGTTGAAGAAGTAAAAGTAGAACAACTCTACAATGCTAAGAATACAAAAACAATAAGAGATCTAGATTTAAGAAAAAATACAGGTTGTACAGTCATTGGTTTTAAGGATGATAAAGGAGAATATATTGTTAATCCTGAGGCAAATACCCAGTTAGTGCCAGGTTCAAAAATTATTGTTTTAGGACGCCCAGAACAAATAGAACGCTTAAATTCTAAATACAATATAGAACAAGAAGCATAG
- a CDS encoding alanine/glycine:cation symporter family protein: MKKYLLSLIALLLPLLNFAQEAEKGLDQKIDEAFQPVADGFFDAIFFPIYKSETMEIPFVLVLLVGSALFFTLYFRFPNIRFFGKAINVVRGKYDDIDHAVVEPAYGDVTPGGDSIETIRDESEEGEVSHFQALATAVSGTVGNGNIAGVALAIALGGPGATFWMIVCGLLGMSTKFVECTLGVQFRDVGEDGVVYGGPMYYISKGLKSKGFKTLGKVAAAIFAVFCIGGSFGGGNAAQSNQATIVIKELFNWESTAAGAIVGVVLAALVGIIIIGGIRRIAQVTEKVVPFMAVMYVAACLYIILSNFSLIDDAIGLIVREAFNPTAFGVGGLIGVLLVGFQRAAFSNEAGAGSASIAHSAVKTKYSASEGLVALLEPFIDTVLICTMTALVIVIFNFGGFFEYGGDGSGVVFIDGVGYEGAGITSKAFAQYIPYSNIFLTIAVVLFAVSTMISWSYYGLQSWKFLFGRGKTADMVYKVLFLLFVVIGAAASMGSIWKFSDAMIFAMIFPNMVGLFFLFPIVRKQLTRYLDAIKARKA, translated from the coding sequence ATGAAGAAATATCTTCTATCCCTTATTGCATTACTATTACCATTATTAAATTTCGCTCAAGAAGCAGAAAAAGGACTTGATCAAAAAATTGATGAGGCATTTCAGCCAGTAGCTGATGGATTTTTTGATGCAATTTTCTTTCCAATATATAAAAGCGAAACAATGGAAATTCCATTTGTTCTTGTTTTATTAGTTGGTAGTGCTCTATTTTTTACACTCTACTTTAGGTTTCCTAATATCCGATTTTTTGGAAAAGCTATTAATGTCGTTAGAGGAAAATATGATGATATAGATCATGCAGTTGTAGAACCAGCATATGGCGACGTTACACCTGGAGGAGATTCAATAGAGACTATTAGAGATGAGAGCGAAGAAGGAGAGGTAAGTCATTTTCAAGCATTAGCTACTGCAGTTTCAGGCACAGTTGGTAATGGAAATATAGCAGGTGTAGCTTTAGCCATTGCTTTAGGTGGACCTGGTGCAACATTTTGGATGATTGTCTGTGGTTTACTCGGTATGTCTACAAAATTTGTAGAATGTACATTAGGTGTTCAATTTAGAGATGTAGGTGAAGATGGAGTAGTTTACGGAGGGCCAATGTACTATATTAGTAAAGGTCTAAAATCTAAAGGATTTAAAACATTAGGGAAGGTTGCAGCCGCAATTTTCGCTGTATTTTGTATAGGTGGATCTTTTGGTGGAGGAAACGCAGCTCAGTCTAACCAAGCTACAATCGTAATTAAAGAATTATTTAACTGGGAAAGTACAGCAGCAGGTGCAATTGTAGGTGTGGTTTTAGCAGCTTTAGTTGGAATTATAATTATTGGTGGAATTAGACGTATTGCACAAGTAACAGAAAAGGTTGTACCATTTATGGCTGTAATGTATGTTGCTGCTTGTTTATATATTATATTAAGTAATTTTAGTTTAATTGATGATGCTATTGGTCTTATAGTAAGAGAAGCTTTTAACCCAACTGCATTTGGTGTTGGTGGATTAATAGGTGTTTTATTAGTAGGATTCCAAAGAGCAGCATTTTCAAATGAGGCAGGTGCTGGTTCAGCTTCAATTGCACATTCAGCTGTTAAAACTAAATATTCTGCTTCAGAAGGTTTAGTAGCGCTTTTAGAACCTTTTATTGATACTGTTTTAATCTGTACAATGACAGCGTTAGTAATTGTTATTTTTAATTTCGGAGGTTTCTTCGAATATGGAGGTGATGGTTCTGGAGTAGTATTTATTGATGGTGTTGGTTACGAAGGAGCTGGTATAACGTCTAAGGCATTTGCACAATACATTCCTTACTCTAATATTTTCTTAACTATAGCAGTAGTATTGTTTGCTGTGTCTACTATGATATCTTGGTCATACTACGGTTTACAATCTTGGAAATTTTTATTCGGTAGAGGAAAGACAGCAGATATGGTTTATAAGGTATTATTCTTACTTTTTGTGGTTATTGGTGCAGCAGCAAGTATGGGATCAATCTGGAAATTCTCTGACGCAATGATTTTTGCAATGATTTTCCCTAATATGGTTGGTTTATTCTTCTTGTTCCCAATAGTAAGAAAGCAATTAACTAGATATTTAGATGCTATCAAGGCTAGAAAAGCATAA
- a CDS encoding ComEA family DNA-binding protein, whose product MKSHFQFSNQQRNGVFLLLAIMIITQCLYVFVDFSKDEVPINPNELDAFKRELDSLRLVEIENSKPKIYPFNPNYITDYKGYTLGMSNEEIDRLHKFRETNRWVNSAKEFQNVTKVSDSLLGTMSRYFKFPDWVTNPKPQSNYSNNSYSNSKTPKTFSQKIDLNKATASQLQKVYGVGEKLSVRIIEYRNKYNGGFISDIQLSEVRGLMPEVIERIKNDFTVKTPRAITKFNLNTATRDELVTIQYIDYEVANSIIEERTLRDGFKSLEELTKVEGFPNKKFEIIKLYLHM is encoded by the coding sequence ATGAAATCCCATTTCCAGTTTTCTAATCAGCAACGGAATGGGGTTTTTTTATTATTAGCAATTATGATTATTACTCAATGCCTTTATGTATTTGTTGATTTTTCTAAAGATGAAGTTCCTATAAATCCAAATGAATTAGATGCTTTCAAAAGGGAATTAGATTCACTTCGTTTAGTTGAGATTGAAAATAGTAAGCCAAAGATTTATCCGTTTAATCCAAATTACATAACAGACTATAAAGGTTATACATTAGGAATGTCTAATGAAGAAATAGATAGACTTCACAAGTTTAGAGAAACTAATCGTTGGGTGAATTCAGCAAAAGAATTTCAAAATGTTACAAAAGTTTCAGATTCGCTCTTAGGAACAATGTCTCGATATTTTAAGTTTCCAGACTGGGTGACTAATCCAAAACCCCAATCGAACTACTCTAATAATTCTTATTCAAATTCTAAGACACCAAAAACATTCTCTCAGAAAATAGATTTGAATAAAGCTACAGCCAGTCAGTTACAAAAAGTATATGGAGTTGGTGAAAAGCTTTCAGTAAGAATTATAGAATACAGAAATAAATATAATGGTGGATTTATCTCTGATATTCAGCTTTCTGAAGTTAGGGGTTTAATGCCAGAAGTAATTGAGCGTATAAAAAATGATTTCACAGTAAAAACTCCAAGAGCAATTACAAAGTTTAATTTAAATACAGCAACAAGAGATGAGTTGGTTACAATTCAATATATAGATTACGAAGTTGCTAATAGTATTATTGAAGAGCGAACTTTGAGAGATGGCTTTAAATCTTTAGAAGAATTAACAAAAGTTGAGGGTTTTCCAAACAAAAAATTCGAGATAATTAAGTTATATTTGCATATGTAA
- a CDS encoding acyl-CoA dehydrogenase family protein, whose product MSDLYFTEEHNLFRESLRDFLQKEVVPHIEKWEETGNIERFIWKKFGDMGYFGLAYPEQYGGLDLDLFYTVILLEELQRINSGGFAAAIWAHAYLAMTHLNKEGDEAIKEKYLADSISGDQIGCLCVTEPFGGSDVAGMRTSAVKEGDHYIINGSKTFITNGVYSDYMIVAAKTNPEMGNKGISIFVLDSKTEGVSATKLDKLGWRASDTGEIAFDNVKVPVSQLMGEEGKGFPYIMQHFALERLIMGINAHARAEYALEYTLQYMSERTTFGKSLDKYQALRHRYVDMHADMQICKYYNYMVADQLNNGAYVVEEATISKLKSTKMADEVAYNCLQFLGGYGYMEEYPLARIFRDSRLGPIGGGTSEILKEILSKMIIDKKSYKPVT is encoded by the coding sequence ATGTCCGATTTATATTTCACAGAAGAGCATAATTTATTCAGAGAAAGTCTAAGAGATTTTCTGCAAAAAGAAGTTGTTCCGCATATTGAAAAGTGGGAAGAAACCGGAAATATTGAACGCTTCATTTGGAAAAAATTTGGTGATATGGGCTACTTTGGTTTAGCTTACCCAGAACAATATGGAGGTTTAGATTTAGACTTATTTTATACAGTTATTTTGCTTGAAGAATTGCAGCGTATTAATTCTGGCGGATTTGCAGCTGCAATATGGGCTCATGCTTATTTGGCAATGACACACCTTAATAAAGAAGGTGATGAAGCAATTAAAGAAAAATATTTAGCAGATAGTATTTCTGGTGATCAAATAGGTTGTTTATGTGTTACAGAACCTTTTGGAGGAAGTGATGTTGCAGGTATGAGAACTTCTGCTGTAAAAGAAGGTGATCATTATATTATAAATGGTTCTAAAACCTTTATTACTAATGGTGTTTATAGTGATTATATGATTGTTGCTGCTAAAACCAATCCAGAAATGGGTAACAAAGGTATAAGCATATTTGTTTTAGATAGTAAAACAGAAGGTGTATCAGCTACTAAATTAGATAAATTAGGTTGGCGTGCTTCAGATACCGGAGAAATCGCTTTTGATAATGTCAAAGTTCCTGTGAGTCAACTTATGGGTGAAGAGGGTAAAGGATTTCCTTATATTATGCAGCATTTTGCTTTAGAGCGATTAATCATGGGTATTAATGCTCATGCAAGAGCAGAGTACGCATTAGAATATACATTACAGTATATGTCTGAAAGAACAACATTCGGAAAATCCTTAGATAAATATCAAGCATTACGACATAGGTATGTAGATATGCATGCAGATATGCAGATATGTAAGTATTATAATTATATGGTTGCAGACCAATTAAATAATGGGGCATATGTTGTTGAAGAAGCAACAATATCAAAATTGAAGTCAACAAAAATGGCAGACGAAGTTGCTTATAACTGTTTACAATTTTTAGGTGGTTATGGTTATATGGAGGAATATCCATTGGCGAGAATTTTTAGAGATAGTCGTCTTGGGCCTATTGGTGGTGGAACTTCGGAGATTCTTAAAGAGATACTTTCGAAGATGATTATTGATAAAAAATCATATAAACCGGTAACTTAA
- a CDS encoding tyrosine-type recombinase/integrase, with translation MSLKAFSEYLLLEKKYSKHTAHAYVTDIETFQEFLNDFYDSQAILKVGYSEIRQWIVELVNIGITNRTINRKVSSLNCYYKFLLKTQCINVNPLKKHKALKVGKKVQLPFSEQELKSVLENSANIVDFESARNYFVIELFYATGIRRIELVNIKLSDIDFGNNQLKVRGKRNKERYIPLIRSLMHTIKTYIEYRNQLPVIDDKDVLFLTQKGFKIYEKLVYRIINKYFSEASSKAKCSPHVLRHSFATHLLNQGADLNAVKELLGHTSLAATQVYTHNSIAELKKVYAKSHPRNLR, from the coding sequence ATGAGTCTTAAAGCATTTTCAGAGTATTTATTATTAGAAAAGAAATATTCTAAGCATACAGCACATGCTTATGTTACAGATATTGAAACATTTCAAGAATTTTTAAATGATTTTTATGACAGTCAAGCTATTTTAAAAGTTGGTTATTCAGAGATAAGACAATGGATTGTAGAGTTGGTTAATATTGGTATTACTAACAGGACGATCAATAGGAAAGTTTCTTCACTAAATTGTTATTACAAATTTTTGCTAAAAACGCAGTGTATAAATGTTAACCCTTTAAAGAAACATAAAGCTTTAAAAGTAGGTAAGAAAGTTCAATTACCATTTTCGGAGCAAGAGTTAAAAAGTGTCCTAGAAAACTCTGCTAATATTGTTGATTTTGAAAGTGCGAGAAATTATTTTGTAATTGAATTGTTTTATGCTACAGGTATAAGACGCATTGAATTGGTTAATATTAAGTTGTCCGATATTGATTTTGGTAATAATCAGTTGAAAGTACGAGGTAAACGTAATAAAGAACGTTATATACCTTTAATTAGGTCTTTGATGCATACAATAAAAACTTATATTGAATATCGTAATCAATTGCCTGTTATTGATGATAAAGATGTATTGTTTCTAACCCAAAAAGGTTTTAAAATCTATGAAAAACTTGTTTACAGAATAATAAATAAGTATTTTAGTGAAGCATCTTCAAAAGCAAAATGTAGTCCTCATGTATTACGACATTCATTTGCTACCCATTTATTAAATCAAGGTGCAGATTTAAATGCAGTAAAAGAACTTCTTGGGCATACCAGTTTAGCCGCCACTCAAGTTTATACACATAATAGTATAGCTGAATTAAAAAAAGTGTACGCGAAATCACACCCAAGAAATCTTCGTTAA
- the hpf gene encoding ribosome hibernation-promoting factor, HPF/YfiA family, with the protein MKVNTQSVNFNADSKLIDFIQKRMDKLDMFYDKIIQSDVYLKVQNTSDKENKIFEAKVSVPGDSFIVKKQCKSFEEGADIAIASLERQIKKRKEKLRART; encoded by the coding sequence ATGAAAGTAAACACACAATCCGTAAATTTTAATGCTGATAGTAAGCTGATTGATTTCATTCAGAAACGAATGGATAAATTAGATATGTTTTACGACAAAATAATACAATCTGATGTGTATTTGAAAGTCCAGAATACAAGCGATAAAGAAAATAAAATTTTTGAAGCTAAAGTCAGTGTGCCAGGTGATAGTTTTATAGTGAAAAAGCAATGTAAAAGTTTCGAAGAAGGTGCTGACATAGCTATTGCATCATTAGAAAGACAAATTAAAAAAAGAAAAGAAAAATTAAGAGCTAGAACTTGA
- the tuf gene encoding elongation factor Tu: MAKATFDRSKPHLNIGTIGHVDHGKTTLTAAITKVLADAGLSEAKDFDQIDNAPEEKERGITINTSHVEYATANRHYAHVDCPGHADYVKNMVTGAAQMDGAILVVAATDGPMPQTREHILLGRQVGIPRIVVFMNKVDMVDDEELLELVDMEIRDLLSFYEYDGDNGPVIAGSALGALNGEQKWVDTVMELMEAVDTWIEEPVRDMDKPFLMPIEDVFSITGRGTVATGRIETGVANTGDPVEIIGMGAEKLTSTITGIEMFRQILDRGEAGDNAGILLRGIEKSQISRGMVITKPGSVTPHAKFKAEVYILKKEEGGRHTPFHNNYRPQFYVRTTDVTGNIALPSGVEMVMPGDNLTITVDLINTIAMNVGLRFAIREGGRTVGAGQVTEILD; the protein is encoded by the coding sequence ATGGCAAAGGCAACTTTCGATCGTTCAAAACCACACTTAAACATTGGTACCATTGGACACGTAGATCACGGTAAAACAACTTTAACTGCTGCTATTACTAAAGTATTAGCTGATGCAGGTTTATCTGAGGCAAAAGATTTCGATCAAATCGATAACGCACCAGAAGAAAAAGAAAGAGGTATAACAATCAATACGTCTCACGTAGAATATGCAACTGCAAATCGTCATTACGCACACGTTGACTGTCCAGGTCACGCTGATTATGTAAAGAATATGGTTACAGGTGCTGCGCAAATGGATGGTGCTATTTTAGTTGTTGCTGCAACAGATGGTCCTATGCCACAAACTCGTGAGCATATATTACTTGGTCGTCAGGTAGGTATTCCTCGCATTGTTGTATTCATGAACAAAGTGGATATGGTAGACGATGAAGAATTGTTAGAATTAGTAGATATGGAAATCAGAGATTTATTATCATTCTACGAATATGATGGTGATAATGGTCCTGTAATTGCTGGTTCTGCTTTAGGTGCACTTAACGGTGAGCAAAAGTGGGTGGATACAGTTATGGAATTAATGGAAGCTGTTGATACATGGATTGAAGAACCAGTTCGTGATATGGATAAGCCTTTCTTAATGCCAATTGAAGATGTATTCTCTATTACTGGTCGTGGTACTGTTGCAACTGGTCGTATTGAGACAGGTGTGGCTAACACAGGTGATCCAGTTGAGATTATTGGTATGGGTGCTGAGAAGTTAACTTCTACTATCACTGGTATTGAAATGTTTCGTCAAATCTTAGATAGAGGAGAAGCTGGTGATAATGCTGGTATCTTATTAAGAGGTATTGAGAAATCTCAAATCTCTAGAGGTATGGTAATTACTAAGCCTGGTTCTGTAACACCACATGCTAAATTTAAAGCTGAGGTATACATCCTCAAGAAAGAAGAAGGTGGTCGTCACACACCATTCCATAATAACTACCGTCCTCAGTTTTATGTACGTACAACTGATGTAACTGGAAACATTGCGCTTCCATCTGGTGTTGAAATGGTAATGCCTGGGGATAACTTAACAATTACTGTTGACTTAATCAACACAATTGCAATGAACGTAGGTTTACGTTTCGCTATCCGTGAAGGAGGTAGAACAGTCGGTGCTGGTCAGGTAACTGAGATTTTAGACTAA
- the secE gene encoding preprotein translocase subunit SecE — protein sequence MAGLITYIKESFEELKNNVSWTPRPEAQRLTVIVALFSIIFSLAIWGVDTVFSRAVKAYFGFIN from the coding sequence ATGGCAGGATTAATAACATATATAAAAGAATCGTTTGAGGAGTTAAAGAACAATGTGTCATGGACACCTAGGCCAGAGGCTCAAAGATTAACGGTAATTGTAGCTCTGTTCTCAATTATATTTTCATTAGCTATTTGGGGAGTGGATACTGTTTTTAGTAGAGCGGTTAAAGCTTATTTCGGATTTATTAACTAG